The following proteins are encoded in a genomic region of Paenibacillus sp. FSL R7-0273:
- a CDS encoding ABC transporter substrate-binding protein — protein sequence MKRRFSSMMIAAVAGILALTGCSGGNSNTAEPDGTAQPAGQTASSSTPDAGGGNLRIIWWGNQERHDLTSKVLDLYSKTNPGTTFTPEYQGFDGYFQKLTLLAASNNMPDVVNFYVGSSDSNQFLDKGLLEPMDQYVENGTIDVADIGENTLSGGRGADGKLYGIPLGVNARVMIVDPAAYEKAGLTIPEKGYANWEALHEDLGKLKEVTGAYGADDLFNINFTLAYYARQFGQTIAAEETGIGFDEKLYTDFFTYRQGWSKEGLIPKMDASLSVKNPEESFLVKGQSAVMVAYTNQYPGIVKAAGRPLQMILMPGPDSDKAMDVRPGMHFSISVNSTQKEAAAKFISYFVNDVEANKILNANRGMPVSSAVRAALMEQFEPEMKAVADYMEVVAEHSGPLDPPAPAGATEIDKLMVDLEQQIMYEQTSIKDAYAKLTQEAAAIVARNKE from the coding sequence ATGAAGAGACGTTTTTCCAGTATGATGATTGCGGCTGTTGCCGGTATTCTTGCGCTGACCGGGTGTTCAGGAGGCAACTCAAATACGGCAGAGCCGGACGGAACCGCGCAGCCTGCCGGTCAAACGGCGAGCAGCAGTACACCGGATGCGGGCGGCGGCAATCTCCGGATCATCTGGTGGGGCAATCAGGAGCGGCATGATTTGACGTCCAAGGTGCTCGATCTCTACTCCAAGACCAACCCGGGAACTACCTTCACACCGGAATATCAGGGCTTTGACGGGTATTTCCAAAAGCTTACGCTGCTCGCGGCCTCTAATAATATGCCTGATGTCGTTAACTTTTACGTGGGCTCAAGCGATTCGAACCAGTTCCTGGACAAAGGGCTGCTGGAGCCGATGGATCAATATGTTGAAAACGGTACCATCGATGTTGCGGATATCGGGGAAAATACATTGTCCGGCGGAAGAGGCGCTGACGGCAAGCTGTACGGGATACCGCTTGGCGTTAATGCCAGGGTGATGATCGTCGATCCGGCAGCGTATGAAAAAGCCGGCCTGACCATACCCGAGAAAGGATATGCAAACTGGGAAGCGCTGCATGAGGATCTGGGCAAGCTGAAGGAGGTTACCGGGGCTTACGGTGCAGACGATCTGTTCAACATCAATTTTACGCTTGCTTATTATGCACGCCAGTTTGGCCAGACGATCGCAGCCGAGGAGACGGGAATCGGCTTTGACGAGAAGCTGTACACGGATTTCTTTACTTACCGGCAGGGATGGTCCAAGGAGGGGCTGATTCCCAAAATGGATGCCTCCCTGTCAGTCAAGAACCCGGAGGAATCCTTCCTGGTAAAAGGCCAGTCTGCGGTCATGGTCGCCTACACAAACCAGTATCCGGGTATTGTCAAGGCTGCGGGCAGACCGCTGCAGATGATTCTGATGCCTGGTCCTGATTCGGATAAAGCGATGGATGTGCGGCCGGGGATGCATTTCTCCATCTCGGTCAATTCCACCCAAAAAGAGGCGGCTGCCAAATTTATCAGCTATTTCGTCAACGATGTGGAAGCGAACAAAATCCTGAACGCCAACCGCGGCATGCCGGTCTCAAGCGCAGTGCGCGCTGCCCTGATGGAGCAATTCGAGCCTGAGATGAAGGCGGTAGCGGATTATATGGAAGTCGTAGCAGAGCATAGCGGCCCGCTTGATCCGCCTGCTCCGGCAGGAGCGACTGAAATTGATAAGCTTATGGTGGATCTGGAGCAGCAGATTATGTACGAGCAGACCTCCATTAAGGATGCCTATGCGAAGCTGACGCAGGAAGCGGCGGCGATTGTAGCCAGAAACAAGGAATAA
- a CDS encoding carbohydrate ABC transporter permease, which yields MTQKAVKAGYENRTGYLFILPWIIGFTAFTLIPFVALFYFAFTDYDLLSSPGWVGLDNFIRMFTVDEKFLTSLKVTFFYVLTAIPLRLIFALFIAMLLNMKIRFVGLYRTAFYIPSIIGGSVAVAVMWGQLFGLNGAVNGIIGLFTGTSPNTSWIANPDTALWTLILMAVWQFGSPMIIFLAGLKNIPDSYYEAAVVDGANGFHRFVKITLPLLTPVILFNLVMQIIGGFMTFTQGLIITSGGPLDRTLFYQLYVYRQGFEFLDMGYAAALSCFLLLIVAVLTALVFKSSSAWVHYESKG from the coding sequence ATGACACAAAAGGCCGTTAAAGCAGGTTATGAGAACCGGACCGGCTATCTATTTATTTTACCGTGGATTATAGGCTTTACCGCATTTACGCTCATACCGTTTGTGGCTTTATTCTATTTCGCCTTTACTGATTATGATCTCTTGTCATCACCCGGCTGGGTCGGGCTGGATAACTTTATCCGCATGTTCACGGTGGATGAGAAGTTCCTGACCAGCCTGAAGGTTACCTTCTTCTATGTGCTGACTGCAATCCCGCTCCGCCTCATCTTTGCTTTATTCATTGCGATGCTGCTGAACATGAAGATCAGGTTTGTCGGCTTATACCGGACGGCCTTTTACATTCCCTCCATCATCGGAGGCAGTGTAGCGGTGGCGGTCATGTGGGGCCAGCTGTTTGGCCTGAACGGGGCCGTTAACGGAATCATCGGCCTGTTCACCGGCACCAGCCCCAATACCTCATGGATTGCCAATCCTGATACGGCGCTGTGGACCCTGATCCTGATGGCGGTCTGGCAGTTCGGCTCGCCGATGATCATTTTTCTGGCCGGGCTCAAAAACATTCCCGATTCCTATTACGAAGCAGCGGTTGTTGACGGAGCGAACGGCTTCCACCGGTTTGTCAAAATCACGCTTCCCCTGCTGACCCCGGTCATCCTGTTCAATCTGGTGATGCAGATTATCGGAGGTTTCATGACCTTTACCCAGGGGCTTATTATTACGTCAGGCGGACCGCTGGACCGGACCTTATTCTATCAGCTGTATGTATACCGGCAGGGCTTTGAGTTTCTGGACATGGGCTATGCGGCGGCCTTATCCTGCTTCCTGCTGCTTATTGTTGCCGTACTGACCGCGCTTGTCTTTAAGTCATCCTCCGCATGGGTACATTACGAGTCGAAAGGATAG
- a CDS encoding carbohydrate ABC transporter permease produces MMPNTKKNASRLTVHLVCLLIGIVSLYPLVWMVASSLKESSQVFVSAHSLIPTSWDFGSYISGWRGFAGITFGTFFKNTIIIVCSVVTGTLVSCSLISYGFARIPFRLKGFWFATVMLTLLLPGQIVQIPQYIIFYKIGWVNTFLPLIVPAFFGSAFFIFLLLQFIRTIPYELDEAAKIDGCSRFGIFYRVILPLIKPALVTAAIFEFYWAWDNFFGALIYLGRPQLYTLSVALRLFADPSSGTDWSAMFAMATLSLIPPILVFFIFQRYIVEGISTTGLKG; encoded by the coding sequence ATGATGCCAAATACAAAAAAGAATGCCAGCAGGCTGACGGTACACCTGGTATGCCTCCTGATCGGGATCGTCTCGCTGTATCCGCTTGTCTGGATGGTGGCCAGCTCCCTAAAAGAAAGCTCCCAGGTGTTTGTAAGCGCGCATTCGCTGATTCCGACCAGCTGGGATTTCGGCAGCTATATCAGCGGCTGGCGCGGGTTTGCCGGGATTACCTTCGGGACCTTTTTCAAGAATACCATTATTATTGTCTGCTCAGTTGTGACAGGGACGCTTGTCTCCTGCTCCCTGATTTCTTACGGCTTCGCCAGAATACCGTTCAGGCTGAAAGGCTTCTGGTTCGCAACCGTCATGCTGACACTGCTGCTGCCGGGGCAGATTGTGCAGATTCCGCAATATATTATTTTTTATAAAATAGGCTGGGTCAATACGTTCCTGCCTTTGATTGTTCCGGCCTTTTTCGGCTCAGCGTTCTTTATCTTCCTGCTGCTGCAGTTTATCCGCACCATTCCCTATGAGCTTGATGAAGCGGCCAAAATTGACGGCTGCAGCCGGTTCGGCATTTTCTACCGGGTTATTCTGCCGCTGATCAAGCCGGCGCTGGTCACCGCGGCCATCTTTGAATTTTACTGGGCCTGGGATAACTTCTTCGGTGCGCTGATCTATCTGGGCAGACCTCAGCTGTACACGCTCAGTGTAGCCCTCCGGCTGTTCGCCGACCCGAGCTCCGGTACGGACTGGTCCGCGATGTTCGCGATGGCTACCTTGTCGCTCATTCCGCCCATTCTGGTCTTCTTCATATTCCAGCGCTATATTGTTGAAGGAATCAGTACAACCGGATTAAAAGGATAA
- a CDS encoding carbohydrate ABC transporter permease, producing the protein MQAENGLKNKAFDWIINTALILLVIVTLYPLLYVTFASFSESSQLVANKGFLFKPLGFSLEAYKSVFSNPGIIKGYGNTLFILVVGVTLNLFLTAVAAYVLSRRNVMWNNLFTFLIIFTMFFHGGLIPLYLIVKNVGLIDSLWATIVPFAVSTFNLIIMRTSFSAIPESLEESAKIDGANHLTILFRIILPLSKPVVAVMILYYAVEKWNAWFYASIFLKDRDLFPLQLVLREILIANSTDNMSTGASSADQFMIGETIKYATIIVATVPILVVYPFVQKYFEKGVMIGAVKG; encoded by the coding sequence ATGCAAGCCGAAAACGGCCTGAAAAATAAAGCTTTTGACTGGATTATCAACACCGCACTCATTCTGCTGGTCATCGTTACCCTGTATCCGCTGCTGTACGTCACCTTCGCTTCCTTCAGTGAGTCCTCGCAGTTGGTTGCGAACAAGGGCTTTCTATTTAAGCCGCTGGGCTTCAGCCTTGAAGCTTATAAGAGTGTATTCAGTAATCCCGGCATCATCAAGGGGTATGGAAATACGCTGTTCATTCTCGTTGTCGGGGTTACGCTTAACCTGTTCCTGACTGCGGTCGCAGCCTACGTATTATCCAGACGGAACGTGATGTGGAACAATCTGTTCACCTTCCTGATTATCTTCACCATGTTCTTTCATGGCGGACTGATTCCACTCTACCTGATCGTCAAAAATGTCGGCCTGATCGACTCCCTGTGGGCCACTATTGTCCCATTCGCTGTGAGCACATTTAACCTGATCATCATGCGCACCTCCTTCTCGGCCATCCCCGAGAGCCTGGAGGAATCGGCAAAGATTGACGGGGCCAACCATCTGACGATCCTGTTCCGGATTATCCTGCCGCTGTCCAAGCCAGTAGTAGCCGTTATGATTCTCTATTATGCAGTAGAGAAATGGAACGCATGGTTCTACGCATCCATTTTCCTGAAGGACCGGGACCTGTTCCCGCTGCAGCTGGTGCTCCGCGAGATTCTGATCGCCAATTCCACCGACAATATGTCCACCGGAGCCAGCTCTGCCGACCAGTTCATGATCGGGGAGACCATTAAATACGCTACGATTATCGTAGCAACGGTGCCGATCCTGGTTGTATATCCTTTTGTGCAGAAGTATTTCGAGAAGGGTGTCATGATCGGTGCGGTGAAGGGGTAA
- a CDS encoding ABC transporter permease — translation MSGYKTASSHNSFKQRFIRDFKLNKLLYFMMIPVLLYYVIFHYAPMYGAVIAFKDFSPMKGIMGSEWVGLQHFRDFFSSYYFWRILKNTVVISLYSIIFMFPAPIILALLINEVRNQAFKRVVQTVSYMPYFISLVVICGMITDFTNSNGIINSLFSLFGYDGAAMLQKPGLFRPVYILSEIWQKIGWESIIYIAALAGIDQEQYEAARIDGASRLKQMLYITLPGILPTITIMFILRMGNMLNVGFEKIILLYSPVTYETADVISSFVYRKGLLEFGWSYSSAVGLFNSLVNLILLISANYISRKVNKSSLW, via the coding sequence ATGAGCGGATACAAAACCGCGTCTTCGCATAACAGCTTCAAACAGCGCTTCATTCGTGATTTCAAGCTTAACAAGCTGCTGTATTTTATGATGATACCTGTCTTGCTTTACTATGTTATTTTCCACTATGCACCGATGTACGGGGCAGTAATCGCCTTTAAGGATTTTTCACCGATGAAAGGAATTATGGGCAGTGAATGGGTCGGACTCCAGCATTTCCGCGACTTTTTCTCCAGCTATTATTTCTGGCGCATTCTGAAGAATACGGTGGTCATCAGCTTGTATTCCATCATTTTCATGTTTCCGGCTCCGATTATTCTTGCGCTGCTGATCAATGAAGTCAGAAACCAGGCCTTCAAACGGGTCGTTCAGACCGTTTCCTATATGCCTTATTTTATCTCCCTTGTTGTTATCTGCGGTATGATTACCGATTTCACCAACAGCAACGGAATCATCAACTCCCTTTTCTCCCTGTTCGGCTATGACGGAGCCGCCATGCTGCAGAAGCCGGGCCTGTTCCGTCCGGTCTATATCCTGTCCGAAATCTGGCAGAAGATCGGCTGGGAATCCATTATTTACATCGCCGCACTGGCGGGTATCGACCAGGAGCAATATGAGGCCGCCCGGATCGACGGGGCCAGCCGCCTGAAGCAGATGCTGTACATCACGCTGCCGGGGATTCTGCCTACGATCACCATCATGTTCATTCTGCGGATGGGCAACATGCTGAACGTCGGCTTTGAAAAAATCATCCTGCTCTACAGCCCGGTTACCTATGAAACCGCTGATGTTATCTCCTCCTTTGTCTACCGCAAAGGTCTGCTGGAATTCGGCTGGAGCTACAGCTCGGCAGTCGGCCTGTTCAACTCGCTTGTGAATCTGATTCTGCTCATCTCGGCCAACTATATCAGCCGTAAGGTCAACAAGAGCAGCTTATGGTAG
- a CDS encoding extracellular solute-binding protein, which translates to MRRASRRIMFSLMTFLLAGSTLTGCSGNNGNKEAAPSTDSSTEAAAVTYPIETDKTLTYWGALPNALTGVRSEHAEVPFYQEWQKQTGIKVDFTAPPTNQIDESFNVMLASGELPDMLEYNFFGFPGGPEKAIKDGYILELNELIDKYAPNYKKYLQEHPEVEKMVKTDNGSYYAFPFIRGDESLLTFQGPVIRKDWLDELGLPVPETIDEWTATLKAFKEKKGAAAPISFVGKPRVFNELGNGAFVGAFGVTRDFYLEDGKVKFGPAEPGYKDFLSLFRQWYAEGLLDKDVATVDSKVMDANITSGATGATWGNSGGGIGKWTPILKEKDSKASIIAAPYPVLEKGTTPKFGQRDYFMSTGGMVAISATSKNAELAVKLLDYGYSEAGSMLFNFGTEGVSYALENGEPVFTDLLMNNPEKLAPAQAMSLYIRGNTMGPFVSDKRVSEQYLNLPEQQEAVATWQKTDMAKYQIPLVTPTPEESAEFANIMADVNTLVDEMTLKIILGTEPLEAYSGYLDKLNSVKLSRAIEIKQAALERYLQR; encoded by the coding sequence ATGAGAAGAGCAAGCAGAAGGATCATGTTTTCGCTCATGACATTCCTCTTAGCGGGAAGCACGCTTACAGGATGCTCGGGCAACAACGGGAACAAGGAGGCAGCCCCATCCACGGATTCGTCTACAGAAGCTGCGGCAGTGACGTATCCGATTGAGACAGATAAGACGCTTACGTATTGGGGAGCACTGCCGAATGCGCTGACCGGAGTAAGATCAGAGCATGCTGAGGTTCCCTTCTATCAGGAATGGCAAAAGCAGACGGGGATCAAAGTAGATTTCACTGCCCCTCCAACCAACCAGATCGATGAATCCTTTAACGTCATGCTGGCATCGGGTGAGCTGCCGGATATGCTGGAATATAACTTTTTCGGCTTCCCCGGCGGACCGGAGAAAGCAATCAAGGACGGCTACATTCTGGAGCTGAATGAGCTGATCGACAAATACGCTCCGAATTACAAAAAGTATCTGCAGGAGCATCCCGAGGTTGAGAAAATGGTCAAAACCGATAACGGAAGCTATTATGCCTTTCCTTTTATCCGCGGGGATGAATCCCTCCTGACCTTCCAGGGCCCGGTCATCCGCAAGGACTGGCTCGATGAGCTGGGTCTGCCTGTGCCTGAAACGATTGATGAATGGACAGCAACCTTGAAAGCGTTTAAGGAGAAAAAAGGGGCCGCCGCACCGATCTCCTTCGTCGGCAAGCCGCGTGTATTCAATGAACTGGGCAACGGCGCTTTTGTAGGTGCGTTCGGCGTTACCCGTGACTTCTATCTGGAGGACGGAAAAGTGAAGTTTGGCCCTGCCGAGCCGGGCTATAAGGATTTCCTGAGCCTGTTCCGCCAGTGGTATGCCGAAGGGCTGCTGGATAAAGACGTGGCTACAGTGGATTCCAAGGTGATGGACGCGAATATTACATCGGGTGCAACCGGGGCTACCTGGGGCAACTCCGGCGGCGGCATTGGCAAATGGACGCCGATCCTCAAAGAAAAGGACTCTAAGGCTTCAATTATAGCAGCGCCGTATCCGGTGCTCGAAAAAGGAACAACGCCTAAGTTTGGACAAAGAGACTACTTCATGTCCACCGGCGGTATGGTAGCGATCTCGGCCACCTCCAAGAATGCCGAGCTTGCAGTAAAGCTGCTGGATTACGGCTACAGCGAAGCTGGCAGTATGCTGTTTAACTTCGGAACCGAAGGCGTCAGCTATGCCCTAGAAAACGGTGAGCCGGTATTTACCGATCTGCTGATGAACAATCCTGAGAAGCTGGCTCCGGCTCAGGCGATGTCACTCTATATCCGCGGCAATACCATGGGGCCTTTTGTTTCTGACAAACGGGTCTCCGAGCAGTATCTGAACCTGCCTGAGCAGCAGGAAGCCGTAGCAACGTGGCAAAAAACGGATATGGCCAAATACCAGATTCCGCTCGTTACCCCAACCCCGGAGGAAAGTGCAGAATTCGCCAACATTATGGCGGATGTAAACACCCTTGTAGATGAAATGACCCTGAAGATCATTCTCGGGACTGAACCGCTGGAAGCTTATAGCGGGTATCTGGATAAGCTGAATTCCGTCAAGCTATCCCGGGCAATCGAAATTAAACAGGCGGCGCTGGAGCGGTATTTGCAGCGTTAG
- a CDS encoding helix-turn-helix domain-containing protein: MGTTQKKRWWGSRSVLLTWTLSYLAVLLLPVALSSIVYYQSSRMLADEIHLANNSLLRQLRELMDKQIEAVNRLDFELNWNTKFRELVDQHKYAIFPEEYMYDLYDATKDMSLYQSAYGETDLFYIYLAARDTVLLPGVYRSARFAYNEHHNSSMLSYEEWTDILQRQKFKGFVPVKRNNENGVSVDALAYVSTYDYEEGKPSGANVILIDKSNILTSLLNIEAFSKGHVLIADADNNVLVSSSSEELPARLPFDTQSGGMFIWESGGRQYEVFSIQSAVSNLKYISLVPSEVYWKKAELVRKLTYISILASLLGGGCLTYIFLRKNYNPLRKIVHAFNNKAALREKAANEFHFIQQAVDSTLSDLDNMMLEMKKQHYSLRSGYMMKWFKGKRDHELPLAEALTAFDIRLLSADFGILLFYMEDVDIFLERVQGKTAEEKLRLLHFIVRNVVEELVNVRHRGYLVENDDAMPCLVSLSGLSPEEQAGDLLQAARSAQDFLARTYSIYITVSISRVHSGLEHVPQAYQEALEAMEYKLVMGKQEILAYEDIQRYSIQADTDSGYYYPLQSEQQLINYVKVGDFPAARAALEDILQMNFSAHPVKLPLARCLILDLAGTLIKSMGELGAGRDNILIQNPKIIDRLSSSETLSEMQEQLESMLGEVCDYAAARRLQNVQENRQRALTELISEVSAFIDNHYTDPGLNVSLLGQQFDMKPTYLSRLFKEQSGEGLLDKINKKRIDWSKQLIADKRLTVQEAAEKSGFNDVGTYIRTFKKLEGITPGKYKETIDG, from the coding sequence ATGGGGACTACACAAAAAAAACGGTGGTGGGGCAGCCGGAGCGTGCTGCTAACCTGGACTTTATCTTATCTGGCCGTGCTGCTGCTGCCGGTCGCGCTGAGCTCAATCGTCTATTACCAGTCCAGCAGGATGCTGGCTGACGAGATCCATCTGGCCAACAATTCCTTGCTCAGGCAATTAAGAGAGCTGATGGACAAGCAGATTGAAGCGGTCAACCGGCTCGATTTCGAGCTGAACTGGAATACCAAATTCCGTGAGCTGGTCGATCAGCACAAGTACGCTATTTTTCCGGAAGAATATATGTATGACCTTTACGATGCCACCAAGGACATGTCCCTCTATCAGTCGGCTTACGGCGAGACCGACCTGTTCTATATCTACCTGGCGGCCAGGGATACCGTCCTGCTTCCCGGCGTATACCGGAGTGCGAGGTTTGCCTACAATGAGCATCATAATTCCAGTATGCTCAGCTATGAGGAATGGACGGATATTCTGCAGCGCCAAAAGTTCAAGGGCTTCGTGCCCGTTAAGCGCAACAATGAGAACGGGGTTTCCGTGGATGCGCTCGCCTATGTAAGCACCTATGATTACGAGGAGGGCAAGCCTTCAGGTGCCAATGTTATCCTGATCGACAAATCCAATATCCTTACCTCCCTGCTTAACATCGAGGCTTTCAGCAAGGGGCATGTACTGATTGCAGACGCCGATAACAATGTGCTGGTATCCAGCTCAAGTGAGGAGCTTCCCGCCAGGCTTCCCTTTGATACCCAGTCCGGCGGCATGTTCATCTGGGAGTCGGGAGGCCGGCAGTACGAGGTGTTTTCCATCCAGTCTGCGGTATCCAATCTTAAATATATTTCCCTCGTTCCCAGTGAGGTCTACTGGAAGAAGGCGGAGCTTGTCCGCAAGCTCACTTATATCAGCATTCTGGCCAGCCTGCTCGGCGGCGGATGCCTAACCTACATCTTTCTGCGTAAAAACTACAATCCGCTGCGGAAAATTGTACACGCTTTCAATAATAAAGCGGCTCTCCGGGAGAAAGCGGCGAACGAATTTCATTTTATCCAGCAGGCCGTGGACAGTACTTTAAGCGATCTGGACAACATGATGCTGGAGATGAAAAAGCAGCATTACAGCCTGCGCTCCGGCTACATGATGAAATGGTTCAAGGGCAAGCGGGACCATGAGCTTCCGCTGGCTGAAGCCTTGACTGCCTTTGATATCCGGCTGCTGTCCGCAGATTTCGGGATTCTGCTGTTCTACATGGAGGATGTGGATATTTTTCTGGAAAGGGTTCAGGGAAAGACGGCTGAGGAAAAGCTGCGGTTGCTGCATTTTATCGTGCGCAACGTTGTGGAGGAGCTGGTCAATGTCAGACACCGGGGTTATCTGGTGGAAAATGATGACGCCATGCCTTGCCTTGTCAGTCTGTCCGGGCTGTCTCCGGAAGAGCAGGCCGGGGATTTGCTCCAGGCAGCCCGGTCCGCCCAGGATTTTCTTGCCCGGACCTACAGCATTTATATTACGGTATCCATCAGCCGGGTTCACAGCGGCCTGGAGCATGTTCCGCAGGCCTATCAGGAAGCGCTGGAGGCTATGGAATATAAGCTGGTGATGGGCAAGCAGGAGATTCTCGCCTATGAGGACATTCAGCGGTACAGCATCCAGGCGGATACCGATTCCGGCTATTATTATCCGCTCCAGAGTGAGCAGCAGCTGATCAATTACGTCAAGGTCGGGGATTTCCCGGCGGCCAGGGCGGCCCTCGAGGATATTCTGCAGATGAACTTCTCGGCCCACCCGGTCAAGCTGCCGCTGGCCCGCTGTCTGATTCTCGATCTGGCCGGTACATTAATCAAAAGCATGGGCGAGCTTGGCGCGGGCCGGGACAATATCCTGATCCAGAACCCCAAGATCATTGACAGGCTCTCCTCCTCCGAGACGCTCTCGGAAATGCAGGAGCAGCTTGAGAGCATGCTCGGGGAGGTCTGTGATTACGCCGCAGCCAGACGCCTGCAGAATGTGCAGGAGAACCGCCAGCGCGCGTTGACGGAGCTGATCAGCGAGGTTTCCGCTTTTATCGATAACCATTATACGGATCCTGGCTTAAACGTCTCCCTCCTCGGCCAGCAGTTTGATATGAAGCCCACCTACCTGTCGCGGCTGTTCAAGGAGCAGTCCGGTGAAGGCCTGCTGGATAAGATCAACAAGAAACGGATTGACTGGTCTAAGCAGCTGATCGCGGATAAACGGCTGACCGTCCAGGAGGCGGCGGAGAAATCCGGCTTCAATGATGTCGGCACTTATATCCGTACGTTCAAGAAGCTTGAGGGCATCACCCCCGGCAAATATAAAGAGACCATCGATGGTTGA
- a CDS encoding AraC family transcriptional regulator: protein MMTEPSAFAFHNDDISILMLSSIGWQRIRNAEYSFDGNERPDSGHVIFQYTLSGQGWIEADQQLIPLTKGSGFLVKVPGNYRYFYSPDSQPWEILWLNIRGAEAARIWDMVIAQEGHVIRREADSPLITALWELLRAIGEEKVTDKYLLSAQVYSWLLTLVRTSGEISKDISAATSSIILKAKKYMRAHYAEPLTLDLLAEHCGVNKHHLCRLFQKSEQTSPLAYLRERRVEAAVSLLRTTDLSIQEIGRECGFDSPSYFGKVFREYMSMTPKDYRLKKLEFPYDAIYYE, encoded by the coding sequence ATGATGACTGAGCCGTCAGCATTTGCTTTTCATAATGACGATATCTCAATCTTGATGCTCAGCTCCATCGGGTGGCAGAGAATAAGAAATGCTGAATACAGCTTTGACGGCAATGAGCGTCCGGACTCGGGGCATGTCATTTTTCAGTATACGCTCAGCGGGCAGGGCTGGATCGAGGCGGACCAGCAGCTTATTCCCCTGACTAAAGGCTCAGGCTTTCTGGTCAAGGTTCCCGGAAATTACCGCTACTTTTACTCGCCGGACAGCCAGCCCTGGGAAATTCTCTGGCTGAATATAAGAGGAGCTGAAGCAGCCCGGATCTGGGATATGGTTATCGCCCAGGAGGGCCATGTCATCCGCAGAGAGGCGGATTCCCCGCTGATCACAGCGTTATGGGAGCTGCTGCGGGCCATCGGCGAGGAGAAGGTGACCGACAAATATCTGCTCTCCGCCCAGGTCTACAGCTGGCTGCTGACTCTGGTCCGGACGAGCGGTGAGATTTCCAAGGATATCAGCGCGGCTACCAGCTCGATTATTCTAAAGGCCAAAAAATACATGAGGGCGCACTACGCCGAGCCGTTGACTCTGGACCTGCTTGCAGAGCATTGCGGGGTCAACAAGCATCATCTGTGCCGGCTGTTCCAGAAATCGGAGCAGACCTCCCCGCTCGCCTATCTTAGGGAACGGCGGGTGGAGGCGGCCGTCTCCCTGCTGCGTACCACCGATCTTTCCATACAGGAAATCGGCCGTGAGTGCGGCTTTGACAGCCCAAGCTATTTCGGCAAGGTATTCCGCGAATATATGTCTATGACCCCGAAGGATTACCGGCTGAAAAAGCTGGAATTTCCGTACGATGCGATTTATTATGAGTGA